CATCTTGCGCTTCTTGCAACGCCTCCACAGCAGCCGCCTGATGCGCTTCTTTTTCCTCGCGCTGCTCTTGCGTCCGCTGCACAAAGCCTTCTCCTAACGGACGGATAACCAACCGCGGCGCTAATGCCTCCGCTGTCTTAAGTTCGCCGTATTTCCAGTTTCCTTTAATGAATTGCAACACCAAAATACGCAATCCTTGGCCCCAGGCGCGAAAAGCCAGTCCCAGTGCCGCCGTCGTTTTCCCTTTGCCATTGCCGGTATGCACAATCACTAAACCTTGCCGTTCCTTCATCATGCTCCTCCACTACCTCTTTTTACAATTGATAGGCGTTAAAGCGTTCTTGAAACGCCGCCAGTCCTTGACGCGCCACAAAGTCGCCAAAGAATTCTTGTCCCTTCTTTTCGCTTTCAAAAAAGCGAATAAACTCTTCTAACACGCTTTCAAGCTGCGCAGTCGGCAGCCGCCCCTCCAAGCGTTGCGCTAAAACGGCCTGTTCACCGCCACCGCCACCGCCACCGCCACCGCCACCGCCCAGAAGTATCTCAAAGCCTTCTTCCGCTTTCCCGCCAACATTCACAAACACGCCTTGCAGGCCAATATCCGCCATTTGTGGACGAACGCAAGAGTTAGGGCAACCACTGACATGAATACGCAGAGGCGTTTTTCCTTGCACACGCTGCTGCAGCGATGCCATCAGGGCTGGCACCCACTCCTTGGTAGACACAACCGCAAAAGGACATACTTCTTTACCAGGACACGTCAACGCCAGCCCTTCCAGCGCCGAGGGAAAAGGAGACAACCGTAGCAAGACCGGTTCTTGCAAGATTTCCGTCTTGCGCGAGGAAGCCAAATTCAACAACACCACGTTCTGATCCGCGGTGACGCTCAAGGATCCGTCTCCATAACGACAAGCCATTTTTCCTAAAGCTTCTAGTTCCTTTGCAGTCAGACGTCCTGCCGGTACAGCCAGTCCCAACCAAGAACGGCCCGCTTGTTTTTGCGCCTGCCATCCCAGCCAACCTGGCGACGCAAGCGGTACTGCCGCTAGGGAGGTTCCTTTGTGCAACAAAGGCCCTGTATGGCGCAGCAACTCTTCTAGGAAGCGCGTCTCTCCCCAGTCTGCCAGCAAATATTTTAAACGGCAATGGTTGCGCCGCTCCCGATAGCCATGCTCTTTAAAAACAGTGGCAACACCACGGGCTACCGCTAAAACCTCTTCCGGACGCACAAATAAGTCCAATTCCTTCGCCAACTGCGGCTGTGTCGCCAGCCCGCCGCCAACGCGCACGTGAAAACCAAGAATGCGTTCAGAACTCGCCACCTTTTCCGCCGGCGAAAAAGATAAATCATTGCTTTCTCCCTGCGCAGCATAAGCCGGATGGCCGCTTATCGAAATCTTAAACTTACGCGGCAAATTAGAAAAGTCACGATTGCCGTCAAAAAAGCTGTTCAATTCTCGCAGCAACGGCCTCACGTCAATCACTTCCCCAGGCTCAAAACCGGCCACTGGGCTGGCAATAATATTGCGCGGCCCGTCGCCAGCGGCCTGGCGTGTTGTTAAACCGCAGGCGTTTAGCGCCGCGAAAATAGCAGGCAGCTCTTCAAAAGATAACCAATGCAGTTCCAAATCTTGCCGGGTTGTGATATCGACCAAGCCTCGCCCATAATGCCGGGCCAGTTCAGCCACCACCACGACCTGATCCGCTCGCATCGCGCCACCAGGCAGCTTAATTCGCAGCATAAGCTTCTTATCTTCCCGCGAACGCTGTACATATACGCCATACCATTTAAGCCGCTCCAAGACGGCTGGCGGCATAGCAGCAAACCCGTCACGCACGTAAGTAGGCAATGCGCCAAGAACCTCCAACCCATCCTGTTCCGCCTTGATTGCTTCCACATGATTCTTCGGGGCTTCACTCACCTTTTGCACTGTGTATCCGCCTCCTAACCACACTCCATGCTAAAACAACTTCTTGCTATATATTTTCCCATGTTTCTACACGGTTGTATACGCCAAATTCCCGTCTCTCTCTGATCCTTACTATTTTTATGAAATCCAGTAATCTAAAGCAGGATATTCGTCCTTAAGGCCGAATAATTTATATTTATTTTGTCCTTTTTTTCACCGCCCAAGGAGTGTGTTTATGAGTCTTTCGACCTATGTTTCTAACGAAAAAGCTACTCCACCCTCTAACAATGACCTCCCCCTCGTATACAGTCGGTTGTTAAATACCGCTCCCTGGAAAACGCTTGTAGTAACCAAAGACCGGCTTTGGTTTAACCGCAGCTTGCAAGCATCTTTGGATTCCTACGGCATCACTAAGTTTCAGCGCAGCCAACTGTGGCAATTGGTATGCCCCCAAGACCGCCGTTTGCTGCTGCGCAGTCTCGCCAATGCCTTCCAAGCACCGGGCATCCCCTTGCATTGTGAGCTTCGCCTTGAACTTCAGCCCCAAGAACTTTCTTTTTTCGAAACGTCCGTCATACGACCGGAAGATAGCGACGTTATTTGCCTATTCCTTCTAAACCTCACCGAAGAACGCCGCCTGCAAGAACGGCTTTCCCACCGTGAAGAGCAGTGGAAACTTATCTCCACTACCTCTGAAGACGGGTTTTGGGAGTGGGATTTGCAATTGCAGCAAGGCTATCTATCTCGACGCGGCCAGACCCTGCTCGGCTATAAACCAGGCGAGCTTTCTTTCGATCTGGATGCTGTGCAGCAATACATTCATCCTTCTGATCATTCGCGATTTTACCATTGCCTGGCAGAGCATCTGACGAACAGAAAGCCTTATTTCCACTGTGAATATCGCATGTTAGCCAAGGACCAATCTTGGCGCTGGGTTCGCAGCCGCGGTTTGGCTTTTCGCAATGAAGCAGGCCAATTGCTGCGCCTTCTTGGTACACTTCGGGACATTCACGAAAAACGCCTTGCCGAAGAACACCTGCTTTTGCGCAATCGCCTGTTGGCGGATCTGCACGAAATTGCGTTAGGCCTGTTGCAATCGCATACACAGCATGAACTGCTTGATGTTATTTTAGACAAGGCTTCGGCCTTTATGAATGTGACCAACAGTCTGCTTGTCTTAGACGAGAAAAAAACCGGCCCCAAGTTCATGGCTACCCGCGGTATGTTGCGTTTTCTAGAAGGCCAGACTTCTTCCGCTGTTTGCAGCTTGACACAGCTGATTCTGCAAAGTCCTGATGCTATTTGCATTGAAAATTATACGGCTTGGCCCAAACGCCATCCCGAGCTTTCTACGTTAGGCGCAGCTCTAGGAATCCCCCTACGCCTTGAAGAGCGCACCATTGGCGCTTTTCTCTTCTTCACCTCCGATTCTGAGCAACACTTTTCCTCAGAGGAAATACAAGGTGCTAAACATTTAGCCGATCTAGCCGCCGCAAGTATTCGCAATACCGCCTTGAGCGCCTCTTTAGAAAAAGAAGCAAAAGAACGCCTTCAGGCTGAATCTGAGCTGCAAGAAAGCCAAAATCGTTATGCGCAGTTGCTTTCTTTATTACCTGATGCAGTCTTCCAAATTGATCGAAAAAGTCAAATTATTTTGGATGCCAATGAACAATTCGCCCAGCTTCTTGGCTATACTCGCCAAGAAGTCATCGGCAAGCCCATTCTCACTTTTATTGACACTACCGTTCATCCGACCTGTGAAATGGAACACTTCTACACAACCATTCCTGACGCTGGTCCTATCCCTCGCGAAACGAAGGTATATCTTCACAAAAACGGCTCTCAGGTGTATCTGGAACGAAGCGGATCCACCTCGCTCCAGCAAGAACATTGCATCATCCTCTTTGTAGCTCGCGACGTTTCAGCGCAGTTAGCCAAGGAAGAACGCTTGCGTTACTTGGGATTCCACGATGCTCTCACAGGCCTGTGCAATCGCGCTCGTTTGGAGGATATGCTCTCGGAAATGAAAGATTCTCCCGCCTTTCCTCTCGGGGCCATCCTCTGTGATTTAGATCGGTTGAAGAAAACAAACGATTCATTAGGACATGCCGCCGGAGATCTAGCGATTATGGAGGCGGCCTCCATCCTGCGCCGCTGTTTTCGCCAAAACGATCGGATCATCCGTTTTGGCGGCGACGAATTTCTTATCCTTCTCCCTCATGTGACGCCGGAGATTATTTCTCAAAAGTGCAACAACCTTCTCTGCGAAGCCGAAAAAATTGGTCAACACTGGGCCTACGGCCACTTTGGCTTATCGGTAGGCTGGGCCTACGACGACAGTGGTTCCTTGAATCCTCAACAGCTGATTCAACAAGCAGACCAGCAAATGTACGCTAACAAACATCGTCATGCTTAAGAAACCATCTGCACAGTCTTTACTGAGTAAAGATTGAACAAGGGCCGCAGTGAGAAACCAAAAACCCCAGCCGGCAGCACGTTGCTGCCGGCTGGGGTTTCTTCACAAGTTCTTCGCTTTCTTAACAGCGCAATTTCAGCAAGTTACGCATCTGACGCAACCGTTCTTCCGCTACCCGTTCCGCCGCCTTATGAGGCGGCAATTTTTCTTTACGGGCCATCGCTAAAACGCGCCCCATATTTTCATAAATGGTCTCCACCCGGCGCGTGGCTCTGTCGCGATGGTAGCCTCCTGGCTGCAGCTCATCATAGACATTGATAACGCCGCCAGCATTGATGATGAAATCCGGCGCATACAGAATGCCCTTTTGCTGCAATAATTCGCCATGATGCGCTTCTTGCAGTTGGTTATTGGCAGCTCCCGCTACGACACGGCAGCGCAGACGTTCTATGGTCCGTTCGTTTAAAACACCACCAAGAGCGCAAGGTGCAAAAATATCGCAGTCCACGTCATAAATAACTTCCGCCGCAACTGCCTGGGCTCCGGTTCTATCGACAATCGCCCGCACCCGTTCTTCCCGGACATCTCCTACTACTAATTTGCATCCTTCCTTGTGCAGAATATCGCAGAGTGCCGCCCCCACATGCCCCAGCCCTTGCACTGCCACGGTCTTGCCCCGCAAGCTTTCCTGCCCCCAGACTTCTTTGGCGCAAGCCAGCATCCCCCTATAAACGCCTAACGCCGTCAAAGGAGAGGGGTCTCCACTGGACCCACGGTTTTTGAGACCTACCACTGAGTTAGTCTCCATGTGAATGTATTCCATATCTGCCGGAGAAGTACCTACATCTTCCGCCGTAATATACCTTCCGCCCAAGGTTTGTACAAACCTGCCAAAAGCACGCCACAAGGCCTCACTCTTATCTTTCGCCGGATCGCCAATAATGACAGCTTTAGCGCCCCCCAGATTCAACCCAGCGGCGGCATTCTTATACGTCATGCCCCTGGCTAAACGCAGCGCATCTTGAATCGCGTCTTCTTCATGCTCGTACGGCCACATACGCGTGCCACCCAGCCCTGGGCCCAACGTCGTGTCGTGAATGCAAATAATGGCTTTCAAGCCAGATTGGGGCTCATGACAAAACACAAGCTGTTCATACTGGCCGCGCGCCATTTTACCGAAGATCTGCATAATCTCGCCCCCTTATGAAACGTCGGAAAATACTGTTATCTCTATAATTGGACAAGTGTTACATAATTTCCTGCGAGAAAAAAGAAAAACCGCTTTCGCGGTTTTTGACGGGACTTGAATGAGAGTCGCAAATCTTACATTTTTATTTTTTGCTGAAACAAAGTATAAAAAGTTCTTCATCATCAGCTAG
This genomic window from uncultured Anaeromusa sp. contains:
- a CDS encoding diguanylate cyclase; amino-acid sequence: MSLSTYVSNEKATPPSNNDLPLVYSRLLNTAPWKTLVVTKDRLWFNRSLQASLDSYGITKFQRSQLWQLVCPQDRRLLLRSLANAFQAPGIPLHCELRLELQPQELSFFETSVIRPEDSDVICLFLLNLTEERRLQERLSHREEQWKLISTTSEDGFWEWDLQLQQGYLSRRGQTLLGYKPGELSFDLDAVQQYIHPSDHSRFYHCLAEHLTNRKPYFHCEYRMLAKDQSWRWVRSRGLAFRNEAGQLLRLLGTLRDIHEKRLAEEHLLLRNRLLADLHEIALGLLQSHTQHELLDVILDKASAFMNVTNSLLVLDEKKTGPKFMATRGMLRFLEGQTSSAVCSLTQLILQSPDAICIENYTAWPKRHPELSTLGAALGIPLRLEERTIGAFLFFTSDSEQHFSSEEIQGAKHLADLAAASIRNTALSASLEKEAKERLQAESELQESQNRYAQLLSLLPDAVFQIDRKSQIILDANEQFAQLLGYTRQEVIGKPILTFIDTTVHPTCEMEHFYTTIPDAGPIPRETKVYLHKNGSQVYLERSGSTSLQQEHCIILFVARDVSAQLAKEERLRYLGFHDALTGLCNRARLEDMLSEMKDSPAFPLGAILCDLDRLKKTNDSLGHAAGDLAIMEAASILRRCFRQNDRIIRFGGDEFLILLPHVTPEIISQKCNNLLCEAEKIGQHWAYGHFGLSVGWAYDDSGSLNPQQLIQQADQQMYANKHRHA
- a CDS encoding Glu/Leu/Phe/Val dehydrogenase dimerization domain-containing protein; translation: MQIFGKMARGQYEQLVFCHEPQSGLKAIICIHDTTLGPGLGGTRMWPYEHEEDAIQDALRLARGMTYKNAAAGLNLGGAKAVIIGDPAKDKSEALWRAFGRFVQTLGGRYITAEDVGTSPADMEYIHMETNSVVGLKNRGSSGDPSPLTALGVYRGMLACAKEVWGQESLRGKTVAVQGLGHVGAALCDILHKEGCKLVVGDVREERVRAIVDRTGAQAVAAEVIYDVDCDIFAPCALGGVLNERTIERLRCRVVAGAANNQLQEAHHGELLQQKGILYAPDFIINAGGVINVYDELQPGGYHRDRATRRVETIYENMGRVLAMARKEKLPPHKAAERVAEERLRQMRNLLKLRC
- the cobO gene encoding cob(I)yrinic acid a,c-diamide adenosyltransferase gives rise to the protein MKERQGLVIVHTGNGKGKTTAALGLAFRAWGQGLRILVLQFIKGNWKYGELKTAEALAPRLVIRPLGEGFVQRTQEQREEKEAHQAAAVEALQEAQDALTSGDWDMVILDEINYAVHFGLVSVEQVLELVEAKPSTVHLVLTGRNAREELIEKADLVTEMREIKHPYQKGIKAQQGIEF
- a CDS encoding nitrite/sulfite reductase, translating into MQKVSEAPKNHVEAIKAEQDGLEVLGALPTYVRDGFAAMPPAVLERLKWYGVYVQRSREDKKLMLRIKLPGGAMRADQVVVVAELARHYGRGLVDITTRQDLELHWLSFEELPAIFAALNACGLTTRQAAGDGPRNIIASPVAGFEPGEVIDVRPLLRELNSFFDGNRDFSNLPRKFKISISGHPAYAAQGESNDLSFSPAEKVASSERILGFHVRVGGGLATQPQLAKELDLFVRPEEVLAVARGVATVFKEHGYRERRNHCRLKYLLADWGETRFLEELLRHTGPLLHKGTSLAAVPLASPGWLGWQAQKQAGRSWLGLAVPAGRLTAKELEALGKMACRYGDGSLSVTADQNVVLLNLASSRKTEILQEPVLLRLSPFPSALEGLALTCPGKEVCPFAVVSTKEWVPALMASLQQRVQGKTPLRIHVSGCPNSCVRPQMADIGLQGVFVNVGGKAEEGFEILLGGGGGGGGGGGGEQAVLAQRLEGRLPTAQLESVLEEFIRFFESEKKGQEFFGDFVARQGLAAFQERFNAYQL